A region of Subtercola boreus DNA encodes the following proteins:
- a CDS encoding MFS transporter, translating to MTNPVSRDTAAASPGLYTQSVPVGGWANPRGGFLFFLGFAAIGTAMALLVPAVLTISLKATIIDPANAGTIVSIAVAVGALFSLVALPLFGRISDRITSRSGRRRPLLVLGAVLIAIGAVITFASSTTAVLTVGSVFTQVGFAAATVAVTSVIPDQFEPAKRGPASSIVGVSLPVGAVIGLFIAQLFSPTLSLMILVPAAVGVVGILLFAVVLHDQPFPRDRRPAFTAVSFFSTFWVNPAKSPAFAWAWWSRCLLFFGVAAVQAYQALYLIFVLHFSPQDVAGAVFLSTLVLTIAALIFAAIAGKVSDRIGRRKPFVMASSILFAIGLLIAANANSFPGFLLAIGIVGVGQGIYFAVDLALVTQVLPDPDNPAKDMGVIALANTLPSSIVPAIAPAILAIGATAALTENYAALFIAGAIAAVIGAVLVLPIRGVK from the coding sequence ATGACCAACCCCGTGTCCCGTGACACAGCCGCGGCCTCGCCCGGCCTGTACACCCAGAGCGTCCCCGTCGGGGGCTGGGCCAACCCTCGCGGAGGGTTTCTGTTCTTCCTCGGTTTCGCCGCCATCGGAACGGCGATGGCCCTGCTCGTGCCCGCGGTGCTGACGATCTCACTGAAAGCGACCATCATCGATCCCGCCAACGCCGGAACGATCGTCTCCATCGCCGTCGCGGTCGGAGCGCTCTTCTCGCTCGTGGCCCTGCCGCTGTTCGGCCGCATCAGCGACCGCATCACGTCGCGTTCGGGCCGCCGCCGGCCCCTCCTGGTGCTCGGTGCCGTACTCATCGCGATCGGCGCTGTCATCACCTTCGCCTCGAGCACCACTGCCGTACTGACGGTGGGCAGTGTCTTCACGCAGGTCGGTTTCGCTGCGGCGACCGTGGCGGTCACCTCGGTCATCCCCGACCAGTTCGAGCCGGCGAAGCGCGGCCCGGCCTCGTCGATCGTCGGCGTCTCGCTACCGGTCGGAGCGGTCATCGGACTGTTCATCGCGCAGCTGTTCTCACCCACGCTCTCGCTGATGATCCTCGTTCCCGCGGCGGTCGGTGTGGTGGGCATCCTGTTGTTCGCGGTCGTTCTGCACGACCAGCCGTTCCCGCGCGACCGCCGCCCCGCCTTCACCGCGGTGTCGTTCTTCAGCACGTTCTGGGTCAATCCCGCGAAGAGCCCAGCCTTCGCCTGGGCGTGGTGGAGCCGGTGCCTGCTGTTCTTCGGGGTCGCCGCCGTGCAGGCGTACCAGGCCCTCTACCTGATCTTCGTGCTGCACTTCAGCCCGCAGGATGTGGCGGGTGCGGTGTTCCTGTCGACCCTCGTGCTCACGATCGCCGCGCTCATCTTCGCCGCCATCGCCGGAAAGGTCTCCGACCGGATCGGCCGGCGGAAGCCCTTCGTGATGGCTTCGTCCATCCTCTTCGCGATCGGGCTGCTGATCGCCGCGAACGCGAACTCATTCCCGGGCTTCCTGCTCGCGATCGGGATCGTGGGCGTCGGCCAGGGCATCTACTTCGCTGTCGACCTCGCCCTCGTCACCCAGGTGCTGCCCGACCCCGACAACCCTGCGAAGGACATGGGTGTGATCGCGCTCGCGAACACGCTGCCCTCGTCGATCGTGCCGGCGATCGCCCCGGCCATCCTCGCCATCGGAGCCACGGCGGCGCTCACCGAGAACTACGCCGCCCTCTTCATCGCCGGTGCGATCGCCGCCGTGATCGGTGCGGTGCTCGTGCTGCCGATCCGGGGCGTGAAGTAG